From a single Vitis vinifera cultivar Pinot Noir 40024 chromosome 18, ASM3070453v1 genomic region:
- the LOC104882556 gene encoding vicilin-like seed storage protein At2g18540 produces MGKKKKRFRKTKQLSVAIAEASSTGEETQQQQQKQQQQPQPQPQTETRRKRGRPRKVIHKAEETAEKAEHGIESESKKVKTGEEEEVKRAEEEEVVKKEESSTSVEERGLFKEGSKSRARRKSKPRKSS; encoded by the coding sequence atggggaagaagaagaagaggttCAGAAAAACAAAGCAACTTTCAGTAGCAATAGCGGAAGCTTCATCAACAGGAGAAGAAACGCAGCAACAGCAACAGAAACAGCAGCAGCAGCCTCAGCCTCAGCCTCAGACTGAGACTCGTAGAAAGAGAGGTAGGCCTCGCAAAGTCATACACAAGGCAGAAGAAACAGCAGAAAAAGCAGAACACGGCATAGAAAGTGAATCAAAGAAAGTAAAGACAGGTGAGGAAGAAGAGGTGAAGCGGGCGGAGGAAGAAGAGGTGGTAAAGAAGGAGGAATCATCAACTTCTGTTGAAGAAAGGGGGCTGTTTAAAGAGGGTTCAAAGAGTAGAGCGAGGCGGAAAAGCAAGCCCAGGAAGAGTAGTTAA
- the LOC100255870 gene encoding S-adenosyl-L-methionine-dependent tRNA 4-demethylwyosine synthase, giving the protein MRLFEAYNSHSARLTLLALLSASTLYCFYKSLRLKRHALLFPTTNPNSSSKGKLFFVSQTGTSEILARRLLRLLTSCDLSFDLVHPKDYEPEDLSKETLVLIVASTWEDGNPPPDAGFFSNWLAESADDFRVGSMLLSRCKFAVFGVGSRSYGAAFNAVARGFSKRMRKLGGLQVLPVEEGDVDAGDLDEVFDVWSRKLISVLKGGSVENGVFDGSMAVVESDAETIDGSEEDYDDDDDADRENGAEGSIVDLEDIAGKGPSRKTKTMTTSSGTINGEKEMVTPVIRASLEKQGYKIIGSHSGVKICRWTKSQLRGRGGCYKHSFYGIESHRCMEATPSLACANKCVFCWRHHTNPVGKSWRWKMDDPLEIVNSAIDLHTKMIRQMKGVPGVKAERLSEGLSPRHCALSLVGEPIMYPEINSLIEELHRRRISTFLVTNAQFPEKIKELKPVTQLYVSVDAATKDSLKAIDRPLFGDFWERFVDSLKALREKQQRTVYRLTLVKGWNTEEIDAYFNLFSIGKPDFVEIKGVTYCGSSATSKLTMENVPWHADVKAFSEALALKSKGEYEVACEHVHSCCVLLAKTDKFKVNNQWFTWIDYEKFHDLVASGRPFNSKDYMAATPSWAVYGAEEGGFDPGQSRYRKERHHRPKTTD; this is encoded by the exons ATGCGTCTCTTTGAAGCCTACAATTCTCACTCAGCTCGACTCACTCTCTTGGCCCTCCTCTCCGCTTCCACCCTTTACTGCTTCTACAAATCTCTTCGTCTCAAAAGGCATGCACTCCTCTTCCCAACCACTAACCCTAATTCTTCCTCCAAAGGCAAGCTCTTCTTTGTTTCCCAAACAGGTACCTCCGAAATCCTAGCCCGTCGTCTCCTCCGTCTTCTTACCTCCTGTGATCTCTCTTTCGACCTTGTTCATCCCAAAGACTACGAGCCCGAAGACCTTTCCAAAGAAACTCTCGTTTTGATCGTAGCGTCCACGTGGGAAGATGGAAACCCCCCTCCCGATGCTGGATTCTTTTCCAATTGGCTTGCCGAGAGCGCAGACGATTTTAGGGTTGGATCTATGTTGCTCTCTCGTTGTAAATTCGCGGTGTTTGGGGTCGGAAGCCGATCATATGGTGCGGCATTCAATGCTGTTGCGAGGGGTTTCTCGAAGCGGATGCGGAAGCTTGGGGGTTTGCAGGTTTTGCCTGTTGAGGAAGGTGATGTTGATGCGGGTGATTTGGATGAGGTTTTTGATGTTTGGAGTAGGAAGTTGATTAGTGTTTTGAAGGGTGGTTCTGTGGAAAATGGGGTTTTTGATGGTTCTATGGCTGTCGTGGAGAGTGATGCTGAGACAATTGATGGGTCAGAAGAGGATTATGACGACGACGATGATGCGGATAGAGAGAATGGAGCCGAGGGGAGTATTGTTGATCTTGAGGATATTGCGGGTAAAGGTCCTTCAAGGAAAACAAAGACAATGACAACTTCTAGTGGGACAATTAATGGGGAAAAAGAAATGGTGACTCCAGTGATCAGAGCGAGCCTAGAAAAGCAG gGATACAAAATTATTGGTTCTCATAGCGGTGTCAAAATTTGTAGATGGACAAAGTCACAACTTAGAGGCCGTGGTGGCTGCTACAAGCACTCATTTTATGGCATAGAGAGTCACAG GTGCATGGAAGCAACCCCAAGTTTGGCATGTGCCAACAAATGTGTTTTCTGTTGGAGGCACCACACTAATCCTGTAGGAAAGAGCTGGCGCTGGAAGATGGATGATCCTTTGGAGATTGTGAATTCTGCCATTGACCTCCATACGAAGATGATAAGGCAAATGAAAGGTGTTCCTg GCGTTAAAGCGGAACGATTATCAGAAGGTCTTTCACCGAGGCATTGTGCTTTATCACTTGTTGGTGAACCTATCATGTATCCAGAAATTAACTCACTCATAGAAGAACTGCACCGGAGGCGGATTTCTACCTTTCTGGTGACAAATGCACAGTTTCCTGAAAAGATTAAAGAGTTGAAACCTGTTACTCAG TTATATGTTAGTGTAGATGCGGCAACAAAGGACAGCTTGAAGGCAATTGATAGGCCACTCTTTGGGGACTTTTGGGAGCGATTTGTT GATTCCTTGAAAGCTCTCAGGGAAAAACAACAACGAACTGTTTATCGCTTGACCTTGGTTAAAGGCTGGAATACTGAAGAAATAGATgcttattttaatcttttttccaTTGGGAAGCCCGACTTTGTTGAAATCAAAGGAGTTACATATTGTGGATC GTCTGCTACATCAAAGTTGACGATGGAGAATGTGCCCTGGCATGCTGATGTGAAAGCCTTTTCAGAGGCCTTAGCTCTGAAGAGCAAAGGGGAGTATGAGGTTGCTTGTGAGCACGTCCACTCGTGCTGTGTTCTCTTGGCAAAAACCGATAAGTTTAAGGTCAACAACCAATGGTTCACATGGATAGACTATGAAAAGTTCCATGATCTG GTAGCTTCTGGAAGACCTTTTAATAGCAAGGATTACATGGCTGCCACACCATCCTGGGCTGTCTACGGAGCAGAGGAAGGTGGGTTTGATCCAGGTCAGTCTCGTTATAGGAAGGAGCGGCATCATAGACCAAAAACCACTGATTAA
- the LOC109121680 gene encoding probable methyltransferase PMT28: MALARFGRQAKRPYGVCVKMTAVAVLGMCFIFVWSMFSASPSAVTSQRSSFGDINEPVPGSTGVGSSRTGLKKNEPEKTELSGGRNKVKFESDLEEKDEKKLDGSVTLAANGNNSTNIDKKEEANEGKEGIDKQNHGSEGSENKESEKEKEEGEVGGDDKEEAVDREGEANEDVDADGDWAVTVEEEPVGKVEEESGGSKSTGKKKKRNGPLFDLKAQYTWKLCSTRSKHNYIPCIDNESGTGRLQSYRHRERSCPRTPPMCLIPLPAKGYSSPVPWPESKLKVLYKNVAHPKLAAFIKTHSWVVESGEYLMFPQNQSEFKGGVFHYLESLEEMVPDIEWGKNIRVVLDIGCTDVSFGAFLLDKEVLTLSLGLKDDLVDLAQVALERGFPAVVSPFGTRRLPFPSGVFDAIHCGGCNIAWHSNGGKLLLEMNRILRPGGYFILSSKHDNIEDEEEMTSLTASICWNVLAHKTDEISEVGVKIYQKPESNDIYELRRKKNPPICKEDEKPDAAWYVPMKTCLHTIPAAIEERGTEWPEEWPKRLDTFPDWLENRDKLIADSEHWKAIVSKSYLTGMGIDWSNVHNILDMKSIYGGFAAALSDQKVWVMNVVPVHAPDTLPIIYERGLVGIYHDWCESFGTYPRSYDLLHADHMFSRLKNRCKQPVAIVVEMDRILRPGGWAIIRDKVEILDPLEGILRSMHWEIRMTFAQDKEGIMCAQKTLWRP; this comes from the exons ATGGCTCTGGCTCGGTTTGGTCGCCAAGCGAAACGCCCATATGGGGTGTGCGTGAAGATGACGGCGGTGGCCGTCTTGGGAATGTGTTTTATATTCGTTTGGTCTATGTTCTCGGCTTCTCCTTCTGCCGTGACCTCTCAAAGGAGTAGCTTCGGCGACATCAATGAGCCCGTCCCCGGTAGCACGGGGGTGGGCAGTTCACGGACTGGGTTGAAGAAGAACGAACCTGAAAAAACTGAATTGAGTGGAGGAAGAAACAAGGTGAAATTTGAATCTGATTTGGAAgagaaagatgagaaaaagCTTGATGGGTCTGTGACTTTGGCAGCCAATGGGAACAACTCTacaaatattgataaaaaggaagAAGCCAATGAGGGAAAAGAGGGGATAGATAAACAGAATCATGGATCAGAGGGATCTGAGAATAAGGAGTCcgagaaagaaaaggaagaaggagAAGTGGGAGGAGATGATAAAGAAGAAGCTGTAGATCGTGAGGGTGAAGCTAATGAGGATGTGGACGCAGACGGTGATTGGGCTGTTACAGTGGAGGAGGAACCTGTGGGGAAGGTGGAAGAGGAGAGTGGTGGGTCGAAGAGTacagggaagaagaaaaagagaaatggtCCATTGTTTGATTTAAAGGCACAATATACCTGGAAATTATGTAGCACAAGGAGCAAGCACAATTACATTCCTTGTATTGACAATGAAAGTGGCACTGGAAGACTGCAGAGCTATCGGCATAGAGAGAGAAGTTGCCCAAGAACGCCTCCAATGTGTCTCATTCCTCTTCCAGCTAAGGGGTATTCTTCTCCAGTACCTTGGCCAGAGAGCAAATTGAAG GTACTGTATAAAAATGTGGCCCATCCCAAGCTTGCTGcatttattaaaacacataGTTGGGTGGTGGAGTCTGGAGAATATCTTATGTTTCCCCAGAACCAGTCTGAATTCAAGGGTGGAGTTTTTCACTACCTTGAATCTCTTGAGGAG ATGGTACCAGACATTGAATGGGGAAAAAATATTCGTGTTGTACTGGATATTGGCTGTACAGATGTGAGCTTTGGGGCATTTCTTCTTGATAAGGAGGTATTAACACTATCACTAGGTTTGAAGGATGATCTAGTGGACCTAGCACAGGTTGCTCTTGAACGTGGTTTTCCTGCAGTAGTTAGCCCTTTTGGAACTCGAAGACTTCCTTTTCCCAGTGGTGTTTTTGATGCCATTCACTGTGGTGGATGCAACATAGCTTGGCATTCTAATG GGGGTAAACTTCTTTTGGAGATGAATAGGATTTTGAGGCCTGgtggatattttattttatcaagtaAACATGACAAcattgaagatgaagaag AAATGACCTCATTGACAGCTTCAATCTGTTGGAATGTCCTGGCTCATAAAACTGATGAAATCAGTGAAGTAGGTGTTAAAATATATCAGAAGCCAGAATCAAATGATATATATGAGTTGAGAAGGAAGAAAAATCCTCCTATATGCAAGGAAGATGAGAAACCAGATGCAGCCTG GTATGTCCCAATGAAGACTTGCTTGCACACCATCCCAGCAGCTATTGAAGAACGTGGGACAGAGTGGCCTGAGGAATGGCCAAAGAGGCTTGATACTTTTCCTGACTGGCTGGAGAATAGAGATAAGTTGATTGCAGACTCTGAGCACTGGAAAGCTATTGTCAGCAAGTCCTACCTCACAGGAATGGGAATTGACTGGTCAAATGTGCATAATATACTGGACATGAAATCCATCTATGGAGG ATTTGCTGCAGCTCTTTCTGATCAGAAGGTCTGGGTGATGAATGTTGTCCCAGTCCATGCACCAGACACTCTTCCAATCATTTATGAACGTGGGCTTGTTGGAATCTACCATGATTGGTGCGAGTCCTTTGGTACATATCCCAGATCATATGATCTTCTGCATGCAGATCATATGTTCTCACGGCTTAAAAACAG GTGTAAGCAGCCAGTAGCAATCGTGGTTGAGATGGATCGAATATTACGGCCTGGAGGTTGGGCAATTATAAGAGATAAGGTGGAGATACTTGATCCCCTGGAAGGAATTTTGAGAAGTATGCACTGGGAAATCCGAATGACTTTCGCACAGGATAAGGAGGGTATCATGTGTGCCCAAAAAACCTTGTGGCGACCATGA
- the LOC100245434 gene encoding DUF21 domain-containing protein At1g47330: protein MAADVACCGTKFFIYVVIIVGLVGFAGLMAGLTLGLMSLGLVDLEVLIKSGRPQDRIHAAKIFPVVKNQHLLLCTLLIGNSLAMESLPIFLDKLVPPWAAILISVTLILMFGEILPQALCTRYGMTVGATMAPFVRVLLLLFYPIAYPISKVLDWMLGKGHAALLRRAELKTFVDFHGNEAGKGGDLTHDETTIIAGALELTEKTAKDAMTPISKAFSLDLDGTLTLETLNAIMTIGHSRVPVYAGKPTNIIGLILVKNLLMVDPDDAVPLRKMVIRKIPRVSENMPLYDILNEFQKGHSHIAVVFKDLNETKEAQNKTKDGALQVSMKREQDEVGATAVTHNLGVKQELHDAGTAVAKNDADQQQKKNPSVPVFKKRHRGCSFCILDVENAPLPEFPPNEVAVGVITMEDVIEELLQEEILDETDEYVNIHNRIKVNMHASSQEKDPNSNLPQPSTKVSSIAGMLTPTLPASTGLNPAQNSPTSPCLEPPGPTPTLSISSNTSKSGSSITTHKASGEDLLRDC, encoded by the exons atggCAGCAGACGTGGCATGCTGTGGAACCAAGTTCTTCATATATGTGGTGATAATCGTGGGATTGGTGGGGTTTGCGGGTCTCATGGCTGGACTCACCCTGGGACTCATGTCTCTGGGTCTCGTCGACCTCGAAGTCCTCATCAAGTCGGGCCGCCCTCAGGATCGCATCCACGCCG CAAAAATATTTCCGGTGGTAAAGAATCAGCATCTTCTGCTTTGTACACTTCTTATCGGCAATTCTTTAGCTATGGAG TCTCTTCCCATCTTCTTGGACAAGCTGGTACCTCCATGGGCTGCAATTCTGATATCAGTCACTCTCATTCTCATGTTTGGCGAG ATATTGCCACAAGCTCTCTGTACCAGATATGGCATGACTGTAGGAGCAACAATGGCACCCTTTGTCCGGGTCCTTCTTTTGTTATTCTACCCCATTGCTTATCCAATTAGCAAG GTTCTCGATTGGATGTTGGGCAAGGGACATGCTGCCCTTTTAAGAAGAGCAGAGCTTAAAACATTTGTGGATTTTCATGGCAATGAG GCTGGGAAAGGAGGGGACCTAACACATGATGAGACTACTATTATTGCTGGGGCACTCGAGTTAACTGAAAAGACTGCCAAAGATGCCATGACTCCCATATCGAAGGCATTTTCCCTTGATCTGGATGGAACTCTTACTTT GGAGACTTTGAATGCAATAATGACAATTGGGCATAGTAGAGTTCCAGTTTATGCTGGAAAACCAACAAATATAATTGGACTTATCCTg GTTAAAAATCTTTTAATGGTTGATCCAGACGATGCTGTTCCTCTAAGAAAAATGGTCATAAGAAAAATACCTAG GGTTTCTGAAAACATGCCTCTTTATGATATTCTAAATGAATTTCAGAAGGGCCACAGTCACATTGCTGTTGTATTTAAGGATCTGAATGAGACAAAAGAGgcacaaaataaaacaaaagatggTGCACTTCAGGTGTCTATGAAAAGAG AGCAGGATGAGGTGGGAGCTACTGCAGTGACTCATAATCTAGGAGTTAAACAGGAATTGCATGATGCTGGCACAGCTGTAGCCAAGAATGATGCAGATCAACAGcaaaagaaaaatccttctgTTCCTGTCTTTAAGAAGCGACATAGGGGTTGTTCATTTTGCATTTTGGATGTTGAGAATGCTCCCCTTCCTGAGTTCCCACCGAATGAAGTTGCTGTTGGTGTAATTACTATGGAAGATGTCATTGAAGAACTTCTTCAG GAAGAGATATTGGATGAAACTGATGAATATGTAAATATCCACAACAG GATAAAGGTCAACATGCATGCATCATCTCAGGAAAAGGATCCCAACTCAAACCTACCACAGCCTTCTACCAAGGTGTCATCCATTGCTGGCATGCTTACCCCTACACTGCCAGCGTCAACAGGCCTCAACCCTGCTCAAAATTCTCCCACTTCTCCATGCCTGGAACCTCCAGGTCCCACACCAACCCTCTCAATCTCTTCCAATACTTCAAAATCAGGCTCGTCCATTACAACACATAAAGCATCTGGAGAGGATCTGTTAAGAGACTGTTAA
- the LOC100250559 gene encoding uncharacterized protein LOC100250559, whose amino-acid sequence MHYLFHFLLLILRNFLQLGDMSDKENGPPEGSAWAELKLPDLLFTDTIRELHAAIGKEWDSLQQSACQTAAGRAMWKHVVHDPVAGLLAGETHLKSFYDKINKDRLNNAREISGVILAVRTLWFDSKLEAALSSFNGGEAQVVLLGAGMDARAYRLSCLKESDVFEVDFPEVLQIKTSLLQAAMEPTNEYQHLRMTAKSLTRVAADIREHDWVEKLQKSGFLREKNTVWVLEGILYYLSHSQAMQVLKMIADNCCVTHTVLLADFMNKSSTMLSTSTFHFYSDWPDHLLPTLGFSDVKLSQIGDPDANFGLMHDPLNMFNKLRSLPRSVQTHPDDGTPCRRLYLVQASGSPR is encoded by the exons ATGCATTAtctcttccatttccttctaCTGATCTTGAGGAATTTTCTGCAACTCGGAGATATGTCAGATAAGGAAAACGGCCCTCCCGAAGGCTCGGCATGGGCAGAGCTAAAGCTCCCAGACTTACTATTTACTGACACTATTAGAGAACTTCATGCGGCCATAGGAAAAGAGTGGGATTCCCTCCAACAATCAGCATGCCAGACTGCAGCTGGAAGGGCGATGTGGAAGCATGTGGTCCATGATCCGGTGGCAGGGTTACTGGCGGGAGAGACACACCTAAAAAGCTTTtatgataagataaataaagaTCGACTCAACAATGCCCGAGAAATCTCCGGAGTGATACTTGCAGTCCGGACACTCTGGTTTGATTCCAAACTTGAAGCAGCCCTCAGTTCCTTCAATGGTGGTGAAGCGCAGGTGGTTCTCCTTGGTGCAG GAATGGATGCAAGGGCATACCGTTTGAGCTGCCTCAAAGAAAGTGATGTTTTTGAGGTTGATTTCCCAGAGGTATTGCAGATCAAAACATCTCTCCTACAAGCAGCAATGGAACCCACAAATGAATACCAGCATCTGAGAATGACAGCAAAATCCTTGACCAGAGTGGCAGCGGACATCAGAGAACATGACTGGGTCGAAAAGCTCCAGAAATCAGGGTTTCTGCGAGAGAAGAATACAGTGTGGGTTCTAGAAGGTATCCTCTACTACCTTTCCCATTCCCAAGCTATGCAAGTGCTGAAGATGATAGCAGATAATTGTTGTGTTACCCACACAGTCCTCTTAGCagattttatgaacaaatcATCGACCATGCTTTCCACTTCCACCTTTCACTTCTACAGTGATTGGCCAGATCATCTACTTCCAACTTTAGGGTTTTCTGATGTCAAGCTTTCACAGATTGGTGACCCAGATGCAAATTTTGGCCTCATGCATGATCCATTAAATATGTTCAACAAGCTCCGCAGCTTACCTAGGTCAGTTCAAACTCACCCAGATGATGGAACACCATGCCGTCGCCTGTATTTGGTGCAGGCTTCTGGTTCACCTAGGTGA
- the LOC100243825 gene encoding uncharacterized protein LOC100243825 — MVISAMAVTGFHLVAFSSSPNALFPPQSPISSKDDHHQQKQEQKQLQSSLFGFKTYRRDAALLSFLALIPGLHRSSPATALTFGISGPKDWLKGQKRKASKFLLAPVDASRESLRTAYLLFTASGSNDPNKDLEEVQRLLKSAARDCVPQERNSFVAFQATTGVEVCTFRLILKNAASLLDDKDPVKLEAEAMLNDLISSFTSLDDVTNETDMEFASKRQKVADALMDTISSLNKFEQGIKDCLEV, encoded by the exons ATGGTCATCTCCGCCATGGCAGTTACCGGATTTCACCTTGTCGCATTTTCCTCCTCTCCCAATGCTTTATTCCCCCCACAGTCTCCAATTTCATCGAAAGATGATCATCATCAGCAGAAACAAGAGCAGAAACAGCTTCAGAGCTCTCTGTTTGGATTCAAAACCTATCGCAGAGACGCAGCTTTGCTCTCGTTCCTTGCTCTCATTCCTGGTCTACATCGTTCATCCCCTGCAACTGCATTGACATTTGGCATCT CTGGACCGAAGGATTGGCTGAAAGGGCAAAAGAGGAAGGCTTCCAAGTTTCTCTTGGCACCTGTTGACGCCTCTCGTGAAAGCCTGCGCACTGCCTATCTCTTATTCA CGGCGAGTGGTTCTAATGATCCGAACAAGGATTTGGAAGAAGTTCAGAGGCTGCTTAAATCTGCTGCTAGGGATTGTGTTCCGCAAGAGAGGAATTCTTTCGTTGCATTTCAAGCTACTACAGGAGTGGAG GTTTGCACTTTCCggttaattttgaagaatgcAGCTTCATTACTTGATGATAAGGATCCTGTAAAGTTGGAAGCTGAAGCTATGCTAAATGATCTTATAAG TTCTTTTACCTCCCTTGATGATGTGACCAATGAAACTGATATGGAATTTGCTTCTAAGAG ACAAAAGGTGGCAGATGCACTCATGGACACCATATCTTCCCTTAATAAATTCGAGCAGGGTATCAAGGACTGCCTTGAAGTTTGA